Genomic window (Candidatus Nitrosocosmicus franklandus):
CTTTATCCTTCATAATCAGGGATGTAGCAAAAGTAAAGTTGTAGCTCATGCTACAGAAAATGGATATGCTTCTAAGGTATCGGTTTACGAAGTGTTGAACGATCTTAAGAGAGAAAAAATTCTCTCAATACGTAGAGAAAAACCAAATTCAAAGTCCCATCAATTGTTTATTGACCGGAAAAATCATGTCATTATCCTTACAAAACAATTACAGGAAATCGATCGTTTGTTGAAAGCTCTTTTAGAAAAGACTTTTTCAATCTATAACAAACCCGTGAAAGAGTGGCCTAAAATTTATGATCGTGAAAGCAGTTCGAGTCAGTTATCTGAGATTGTTAATTCGTTACAATATATAATTAGTTTTATTGATCACGCATTTAAATACCTTTATAGCTTGGAATGGCCTAGATTTGACTCAGTTTATCGTAATCAAATGTATACTTTATTTTTCACAGAATTAGGGAGATGGCATAATTTGGTTAATAACAATATTTCAAGATTGATTCAGAATTATAAAAATCAAATTGATGACTGGATCTATCCTCCACAGCGATATGAATATCGTCATCCTAAGTCTATTTCAGCTGACGAACTGTATCTATCTATGCTTCAACCATTATTCAGGATTCACCGATTAGAAGTTATATTCGAAAGACATGGTATGTTAAATGAATATACAAGATTAATTGATTATCTTTTTAATATGAATATATCTCAAATTGATTCCGTATATCCAGAACTACATGACTTATTTTTTGAATTTCTAACAAAAAACACTTCCTATCTACCCAAATATAGGGAGCGATTCAAAAGAGAATATAAAGAATATCTCGTCAAAAATGGATTAGATGATTAGCATTAATGCATTACTTTATAATCTTAATGTTTTCTAACACCTCTGGTTTTATGTTTACTAGCAAGGGATTCTGTTGAATTAATATAAATAAACTATTAACTCCTTCTTTCAAAGCTTTCATATCTTTTTCAAGTATGTCAATTTTTTGCTTATCTTCATTTCTTACCTCTGAATATAGATCATAGGATAAAATCATCTTGCATTTCATGCATATCTTTGAATCCTGTCTATTGGATTCATTACAATTCGAACATTGCTTTGGTTTCAGGCAATTAAAGAGGTCATCATCTTGGTCAGAATTGATGATGCCATTTTTTTGTAATAACACTTTCGATGATTGATTGCTTAGATGAACATAAACTTGAGTCATTTTACTTCCCATGGACCAACCTGCATGATCCTTGAGTGCAGAATCAGGTAAAATTAAACTCTTCTCAGTTAGCGCACTATGTCGGTATACATATAGGTTCCAAGGTTTTAGTAACATATTTCTTATTATTGCTTTATCATAATCGGGGATGATGTTATCGTCTAACAACTTTTTGAAATATTTTTTCTTATAATAGTCATAATGACTCGAAAGCCCTTCTAACGTTAGTTTAGAGCCATAGTTATTTCCTTGGGATATGAAAACAAATGAGTCTGGATTTTTACCGTTAGGATGCTCTTCCATCCACTCTTTTAGATAAGGAATTGAATCGATTAATGGGACAGTTCTTGGTCCTGTCTTTCCTTGAGTAATTCTTACTTCTGCATATTGAATTCCTTTGTTTGTTAAATTGAATTTTATGTCTTTGAATCTTAGATTCAGTATCTCTTGCGGTCGTGCAGACATGTCTCTTGCCAGCGCATGGTAACATCTATCTCTTTTGGAAGGACAATATTTTAGAAAAATCGCATGTTCTCTTGCTTCCCATATATCAGAAGGTTTGTATGAGGTTTTTTCCTTACGAGGTAGCTTCCTTATTCCTTGCATGCATACGGGTGTTGGTCTTTTTCTATGGTCTTCGTCTGAATTATATAACCATTTGAAGAATTTCAGTAATATTATCTGTCTTCCATTGTATGTGCCAATCCATTTATTGGATGGATCTTTGTCAGAAGATTTTCTTAAACTATTTAGATATTCTAGAATATCTTGTTTAGTTAATTCAGTAAACGATTTGTTATCATTATGATAATTTGATAGCCATACAAGAGTTTTAATCTTACCTTCTTTTGTTGAATCTTTTATATTTATCTCAGTTTGTTCAGCGATTATATAGTCTACGATTATTTTTGCATTAATCGGGTTACGTTTCAAAAGGTCTTTAAGTATTTTGTTAAAATAAGGCCTTGAAAGCGTTTTTGTTATCGAATCTATCTTTCTTTCTATATCTGCGGATAATTCTCTGGAACCCTCACTTAATTGACTGATGTTACTGTAAAGATTCAACCAGTAAAAATTTGCTCTTTTGATATATAACGATATAGGTGGAACCCACATTTGAGGCGCCGGGAGTGGGACTCGAACCCACGAGTCCGGAAGGACATCAGCTATCTATCCTTTTTTCCTCTTTATTAGATCTCGAGGCTGACCCCTTTTAGGGTTGGATTTTTTGATTACTTACCTAGCTTGGGTACCCCGGCTTATTTCCTTGAATTTATTTTATATGTGTTAAATTTTAAACTTGTGTTATGACGCATATTTATGACCTATCTTCTACTACAAATATTTAATACCCTGTCTTGTTAACTATGCTATGATTTCATTAAAGACTCAAAATCCTACACTAGATACAATTAAAGAATTATCACTTGCCGATTTAGCAATAATGTCTTTTATTTCACAGCAATTGAGAAAAAGACTTTCGGGTTATTTTAAGATAGATGCATTTACAGCTCCTGATCCATTCTCAAAGGATGACGAGTTCAGTTATTTACTAGTTGTGGATAAATCAAATACTAATAGAATAATAGCATTTATTGCCCTAAAAGACCCATCGGATCTTGAAATATGGGATTTGCTTTTCGGAAAAGACATGTTGAGAATGGATGTTTCAAAAGAAGAAGCCATGTCCTTAAAACAAGAATTGATGCCTAAAAATACTAATAATTTTTTTCCAATTCGTAAGGAAAGCTCCATAATTGGATATATTGCTTTTACTTTTGAAATATGCGGACTAAAGGATTAATGTTCTACTATTAATAGTAACATATTTTTCTATTTATGGTGCTAATCAATAATTTTTTAAATATATCTACATACTTATTGAGGCAGGAAATTCTAAATCCCCTTTTTCTAAGATTTTGATTTTCATATCCTTCAAGATTTCTCTTGCCTTGGTCAAACCTTCTCTGTCTATAATCTTTTTTACGATTTCTTTTCTAAAAGAATTGGTCCATTCCTGTCCTATTTTATACTTACCATCGATCGTCTCAACATCAATTTTTATCACTGTAAGATAGATTATGGATTTTGAATTTTGGGTTAGTTCGGTGTATCTGCCTTCGGGTTGATACTTTTGCATCATTTTATTCATTGCTAGTGCCTTCTCTTTATTGTCCGAAACGATGGAAGCCTTTCCCTTTATTACTATGCTTGTATATAGGGTATCTGCTAACGATGCCTCTGTAGGATGAAAATAATATGATGGTAAAAAACAAATTTCCTTATCAACCTCAAAACCTACTTTACTGTTACGTAACAAGTTCTCGATCTTCTCTCCTTTGTGGTGAGAATGCATGTAAATTACATGCTTGTATATTTGTCTGTCTGCATTTTTTGTAGTATCTGCATTTTTATTTACTCTTTGTTGGTATCTCAAGTTTCCATTTGATAAATCGATGTATTTGCCGTTCTGTTCAGCAGTATTAGTATTAGCCATCATCATCATCAAATGAACAAAATTCATTGGGATAACTTGTGGATATCCATTCTTGTCGATTGTTGCAAGTCTTCCTACATGTATCTCGTTTAGAAAACCAATAATATTGTTGATGTTTTTTATTCTAAATCTCGAAGTTAATTGCATTTTCTTTTCTCTTGGTAGTTTTATTTGTGATGGCTTTTGCTTTCTCTCTCCTTCCTTTCCATTTCCTCTCCGTATTTTTCTTTCATTGTATCATCAATTATGGCCGGCGAAACCTTTTCTTTTCGTACTAGGATAATCAACATGATTCCAAATAATCCCAATATTAAAGATAAGCCCAGTGCTCCTCCATAAGGTATCAACAAATAATAGCCAATTGAAAAACCAAAACATATTATCGCTTGTAAAGCATAGGTGACCGTCTTCCTTAGATCCATCTTTTTTGAAATAAAACCTATTGCAAAAAACGCTATACTTGGATAAATGATCAAAAGTATATACTGATCCAAGTCAATGCCGTTATGAGACATATTAAATCTTGAATATTCTATTAATTAAGAAATCAAAAAATGTAAAGAAAAATTGCTAACGATATGATTTCTGCTTTCTTCTTCTTGCCCCTGGGCCACCATATTTCTTTGATTCTGTTTGTCTTGGATCGCCTACTAATAGGTGTCTATCGAATTCTGTAATTTTTTTCTTTATTTCTTCTCTAATATTCTTAGTAAAAGGATGATCTCTAGGATCTTTTGCACCCTTTGTCTCCCCTGTTAATGCACGTGAAATTGCTACTGCACTTGCAAATGCTTGGCCCATAAAACCACCACCATTAACATGAACGTTAACATCTACTCGATTTCTAAGTTCGCCAATTAAGCCTGTAGGTGTTAAAATAAGTTCTTTTGCTACTTCTGGTTGAATTACTTCTGCAGGAATATTGTTAATTCTAATTTTTCCATTTCCTTTTACAATAGTGGCTACTGCCCTACATGTTTTTCTTTGCCCAGGATAAAGATCTATCTTATTCATTACTGAACCACTCCCTTCCAGCCAATTTGCTTTGCTACATCACTCATAGATGTATAAAACGATTCAGGTCTGGTAATTTTTGCATCATCAAATGTTTGCATTGCTGAATTTTTTAACTCATCAGGTACGCCTATATATACCCTTAACTTTTTAAAAGCTTGAATACCGCTAGATTTTCTTTTGGGAACCATTCCTCTAATCATTTTTGTAACGATTGTATCAGGTCTTCTAGGATGAAATGGGCCATGAATAGGATTAACAATTGATCCTATTTCCAATCTCTTCTTATAATCTTCAATAATTTCGTATCTATTTCCAGATAACATCACTTTTTCTGCATTGACTACCGATACCCTATTGCCTTGAAGCAATAATTTTGAAACTTTTGAACATAATCTTCCTGAAATACAATTAGCTGCATCTACCACAATAAGTTTATTTTGTTTTTGTTCTTCTTTTTGCAGTGGCTGTTGTTTCAATTTTTTTCCTGATGATTTCTCATCCTTTTTCTTGTCGATCTTTGGTTCCTTAACCAATTATTCTTACACCTTTTCCATCAGGATATTTATTTATCAAGGAATGCAATGAAATAATTTCGGCTCCTGCCGTACTTAATTTATTTACGGCAGTATCTGAGAACGAATAGGCGTACACTGTCAATTTATGCCCCAAAGTTCCATTGCCTAAAACTTTGCCTGGAACTACTATTATATCTCCATTATTGGTAATCTTATCCAATCTTTTAATATTGATTAATCTTCTGTTTGATCGGGATTTTGAGAATTCCTTCTCTAGTGCCTTCCAAATCTGAGCTTTATTTTTTTTAAAAGCTTTACGGAGTATCCATATTGTATTATCTATTAAAGTATCGTTTAACATTACTTACTATTCCAATTAAAAGAGTGTAAAGTACCAAATAAATTTACCTAGAGGTTTGTAGGTACTTGAATAGAGTTAATGGTCTCGCCAAATTCCTTTATGCTTTTATTAAGCTTCTCTACCGCAGCTATGACTATTTCTTCTGCTGTCAAAGCGCCATTAGACTCTATAGTTAAAAAGATTTCATTTTCACTTTCCCCGTACTTTACAACTGAAATTGTAGCAGGCTGCCATTTTGCATGATCCCTACCAAACCCTAATCTTGCATAAGCTTCAAACTTTAACTTTTGACCTGGGGCTAATACTATAATTGGGATATCCTGACTAACAGGCTTTACGAATTCGTCCTCCGATATTAGCTCTGAGGTGGTGATTGTTTTGGTTTTCTCATTAGCTTCGGCATCAAGCTGCAACAAAACTCTACAATGTACACATCCAAGAGTACTTTTACAACTACATTCATCAGGTAAAGAAAATTTTTTCAAATCGGTCCTAAGGGGAATCAGACCAAGCCTATGCGCAATAGCCTCATCATGCATTACTGATGAGTTTTCTAAAATTACAACATCATCGATAGCAAACGTAGGTACTTCACTTATAGATAATCGTCTTATAGCGTTTACATACTGACGTGGTACATTATTAAATTTAATGGTTATTCTTTCATCTTGTTTTTCAATAACCTTTAAATCTATAGAGATCAAATCAGATAACTTTAATCCTACGTATATTAAAAATGTAATGAATAATTCAATTTCGATGTATAGGGATGTAGTACAAACAAGTTATTATTAATGTAGAAATAACGATTAATTATTTTGAACCTGCAGAGGGGTATACATAAATCAAACATTCTGTTATAGTTGATGTATTATACATGTCATTTTGTATGTCATTTTGTATAACCTTTCTTTGTCTTTCGCTCTTATATGATGTCATATAAAAAGTGTCAATACCTAACACTTTTGTCCATACAGTTTTTTGTCAACATTTGCATGCAAAATTTTGTCTTTATCCGTGAATACATGTGATATGTAAGATTTTATATCAGAGACTACGATTACTTGGGCCGTGTTATAACTATGACCAAGGATCTCGAGCGCATTAATATATATTGATAAAATTATGTCAACTTACTTTCATATAAAGCTGCAGCAGTATGTTTTCAAATCCAAAGTCTAAATAGTTTCTAATAAATATTAAGTACAAAATATCTTTTATAACTCCTAGATTTTATAGTTAATCTACTATATATCGGAATTTTTAACATCAAATTTTGCTACATCAAATTATTAATATTTATTATATTAATATATCACGGATATTTTTTATATATATGGCTGATTCCAAGATTACAATTGTAAAATTAATTATTGGTGGTGACCGATTTGAAATTTTGGTTAAACCGGATCCTGCATTAGATTATAAAATGGGAAAAAGGACTGATCTGTCATCTGTTTTAGTTTCTGATGAAATATATTCCGATGCAAATAAAGGATCTAGAGTAGGTATTGATAAATTAAATAAACATTTTAAGACCAAAGATCCCAATGAAATTCTAAAACAGATCCTCCTTAAAGGAGAACTAAACCTTACGACTGATCAGAGGCGTAAAATGGTGGATGATAAGCGAAAACAGATTATTCAATATATTAATAAAAACTTTATAGATCCAAAGACAAAACTGCCTCATCCAATTCAACGAATAGAAAATGCTTTAGAAGATGTGAGAGTTACTATTGATCCATTTAAAAAAGCAGAAGATCAAGTAAAATCTGTAGTCGATTCTCTAAGAAAAATTTTGCCTCTCAAATCTGAAATGTTGCGCCTGTCTATCCTAATACCTAGTTCTTATTCATCAGCAACCTATAGTTTTGTTAAAGGTTCAGGCGCATTGACCTCTGAAGAATGGTTATCAGACGGATCACTAAAAGTAGAATTAGAAATAAATGCTGGTATGAAAGGAAATTTTTTGGAGCGTATAGGCTCATTAACCAGAGGAACCGCACAAGTTAAGGAATAACTACTTACAGAATATATTATAGAACAAATTCTACAGTACTAGAAAAAGAAATATGAAAACATTTCATTCTACATGTTTTTTGTTATTGGAGGTAGATAATTCTTAGGATGCAAGAAATAAAGAGAAGGTATGTTATACCTGGAGATAAGATTATCGAGGGTAATTATAAACCTTTGATGAATGTCATTAAAAGTGGTAATTATTTAGTATCAACAAGAGTTGGAATTGCTGAAGCTGGCAAAGATGGTGTAAAAGTTATTCCTTTATCAGGCGTATACATTCCAAGAGTAAATGATCTTGTGATAGGTAAGGTAATAGATAGATCTTCTCTGTCGTGGGATATTGATATTAATTCATGCTT
Coding sequences:
- a CDS encoding DNA-directed RNA polymerase subunit D — translated: MISIDLKVIEKQDERITIKFNNVPRQYVNAIRRLSISEVPTFAIDDVVILENSSVMHDEAIAHRLGLIPLRTDLKKFSLPDECSCKSTLGCVHCRVLLQLDAEANEKTKTITTSELISEDEFVKPVSQDIPIIVLAPGQKLKFEAYARLGFGRDHAKWQPATISVVKYGESENEIFLTIESNGALTAEEIVIAAVEKLNKSIKEFGETINSIQVPTNL
- a CDS encoding pyridoxamine 5'-phosphate oxidase family protein; translated protein: MQLTSRFRIKNINNIIGFLNEIHVGRLATIDKNGYPQVIPMNFVHLMMMMANTNTAEQNGKYIDLSNGNLRYQQRVNKNADTTKNADRQIYKHVIYMHSHHKGEKIENLLRNSKVGFEVDKEICFLPSYYFHPTEASLADTLYTSIVIKGKASIVSDNKEKALAMNKMMQKYQPEGRYTELTQNSKSIIYLTVIKIDVETIDGKYKIGQEWTNSFRKEIVKKIIDREGLTKAREILKDMKIKILEKGDLEFPASISM
- a CDS encoding 50S ribosomal protein L13 — translated: MVKEPKIDKKKDEKSSGKKLKQQPLQKEEQKQNKLIVVDAANCISGRLCSKVSKLLLQGNRVSVVNAEKVMLSGNRYEIIEDYKKRLEIGSIVNPIHGPFHPRRPDTIVTKMIRGMVPKRKSSGIQAFKKLRVYIGVPDELKNSAMQTFDDAKITRPESFYTSMSDVAKQIGWKGVVQ
- a CDS encoding 50S ribosomal protein L18e; its protein translation is MLNDTLIDNTIWILRKAFKKNKAQIWKALEKEFSKSRSNRRLINIKRLDKITNNGDIIVVPGKVLGNGTLGHKLTVYAYSFSDTAVNKLSTAGAEIISLHSLINKYPDGKGVRIIG
- a CDS encoding tyrosine-type recombinase/integrase, whose protein sequence is MNLYSNISQLSEGSRELSADIERKIDSITKTLSRPYFNKILKDLLKRNPINAKIIVDYIIAEQTEINIKDSTKEGKIKTLVWLSNYHNDNKSFTELTKQDILEYLNSLRKSSDKDPSNKWIGTYNGRQIILLKFFKWLYNSDEDHRKRPTPVCMQGIRKLPRKEKTSYKPSDIWEAREHAIFLKYCPSKRDRCYHALARDMSARPQEILNLRFKDIKFNLTNKGIQYAEVRITQGKTGPRTVPLIDSIPYLKEWMEEHPNGKNPDSFVFISQGNNYGSKLTLEGLSSHYDYYKKKYFKKLLDDNIIPDYDKAIIRNMLLKPWNLYVYRHSALTEKSLILPDSALKDHAGWSMGSKMTQVYVHLSNQSSKVLLQKNGIINSDQDDDLFNCLKPKQCSNCNESNRQDSKICMKCKMILSYDLYSEVRNEDKQKIDILEKDMKALKEGVNSLFILIQQNPLLVNIKPEVLENIKIIK
- a CDS encoding ribosome assembly factor SBDS — encoded protein: MADSKITIVKLIIGGDRFEILVKPDPALDYKMGKRTDLSSVLVSDEIYSDANKGSRVGIDKLNKHFKTKDPNEILKQILLKGELNLTTDQRRKMVDDKRKQIIQYINKNFIDPKTKLPHPIQRIENALEDVRVTIDPFKKAEDQVKSVVDSLRKILPLKSEMLRLSILIPSSYSSATYSFVKGSGALTSEEWLSDGSLKVELEINAGMKGNFLERIGSLTRGTAQVKE
- the rpsI gene encoding 30S ribosomal protein S9, which encodes MNKIDLYPGQRKTCRAVATIVKGNGKIRINNIPAEVIQPEVAKELILTPTGLIGELRNRVDVNVHVNGGGFMGQAFASAVAISRALTGETKGAKDPRDHPFTKNIREEIKKKITEFDRHLLVGDPRQTESKKYGGPGARRRKQKSYR